A stretch of Fusarium fujikuroi IMI 58289 draft genome, chromosome FFUJ_chr10 DNA encodes these proteins:
- a CDS encoding probable neutral amino acid permease produces MATTSPKAKSAKPANMMDDPETADDIQVSQQKQLATQGNAHFHRLGWKRLAVVTIVEAIALGALSLPSAYHTLGMFPGVFLTITLGLVSIFTSYIVGQVKLKFPHVAHYADAGRLLLGRFGYEIFGAALVLELVMVVGSHALTGSIALIDINGGHVCSIVFSAVSAIILLILAIPPSFTEVAILGYIDFVSILAAIGITVIATGIQASDSAGGLSGVEWSAWPKEDLNFAEAFVAVSNIIFAFSFAIGQFSFMDEMHTPTDYMKSIYASCFIQIAIYTLTGALCYAFIGPSVQSPALLSAGPLISKIAFGVALPVIFISGSINSTVALRYLHGRMFKDSILRYVNTPMGWVSWITLVTIFTIIAWVIAEAIPIFSDLLSLASALFVSGFSFWIPGVMWFVLLCEGKWFSKKNMLMSLGSILAFIIGIVTLGAGTYATIKDIIDITSDGSAHAPFTCRST; encoded by the exons ATGGCTACCACCTCACCCAAGGCCAAGTCTGCCAAACCCGCCAACATGATGGATGATCCTGAGACAGCGGATGACATCCAAGTCTcccagcagaagcagctcgCTACTCAAGGAAATGCCCACTTCCATCGCTTGGGATGGAAGCGGCTCGCCGTCGTCACAATCGTCGAGGCTATTGCCCTAGGCGCGCTCAGTCTTCCTTCTGCCTATCACACGCTGGGCATGTTCCCCGGTGTCTTCCTCACCATCACTCTCGGTCTTGTCTCCATCTTTACCAGCTACATCGTCGGCCAGGTCAAGCTGAAATTCCCCCACGTGGCGCACTATGCTGATGCCGgacgccttcttctcggccgcTTTGGCTACGAGATTTTCGGTGCtgcccttgttctcgagCTTGTTATGGTTGTTGGTTCGCATGCCTTGACCGGTAGCATTGCgctcatcgacatcaacggCGGACACGTCTGCTCCATCGTCTTCTCTGCTGTTTCGGCtatcattcttctcatcctggcCATCCCCCCGTCTTTCACTGAAGTCGCCATTCTTGGATACATCGATTTCGTATCTATCCTTGCTGCCATTGGCATCACCGTCATTGCTACCGGTATTCAGGCTAGCGATTCAGCCGGTGGACTCTCTGGCGTTGAGTGGTCTGCTTGGCCCAAGGAGGACCTGAACTTCGCTGAGGCATTCGTCGCtgtcagcaacatcatcttcgccTTCAGTTTCGCAATCGGTCAATTTTCCTTCATGGACGAGATGCACACTCCGACCGATTACATGAAGTCCATCTACGCCTCGTGCTTCATCCAAATTGCGATCTACACTCTGACTGGAGCCCTTTGCTACGCTTTTATCGGACCCTCGGTGCAATCGCCTGCGCTGCTCTCCGCCGGACCACTTATTTCCAAGATCGCTTTTGGAGTCGCGCTACCCGTCATCTTTATCTCCGGTTCGATCAATTCTACCGTTGCCCTCCGATATCTTCATGGCCGTATGTTCAAGGACTCAATTTTGCGATATGTCAACACCCCCATGGGTTGGGTCAGCTGGATCACCCTTGTGaccatcttcaccatcatcGCTTGGGTCATCGCTGAGGCTATCCCCATTTTCTCCGACTTGCTCTCTCTGGCCTCGGCTCTCTTCGTCTCCGGTTTCTCTTTCTGGATCCCCGGTGTCATGTGGTTTGTCTTGCTCTGCGAGGGCAAGTGGTtttccaagaagaacatgTTGATGAGCCTGGGAAGCATCCTGGCCTTTATCATCGGAATTGTTACACTTGGTGCTGGCACATATGCGACCATTAAGGATATC ATCGACATTACTTCCGATGGCTCTGCTCATGCTCCTTTCACTTGCCGATCAACCTAA